From the genome of Neomonachus schauinslandi chromosome 5, ASM220157v2, whole genome shotgun sequence, one region includes:
- the UBALD1 gene encoding UBA-like domain-containing protein 1 isoform X2 — MSVNMDELKHQVMINQFVLTAGCAADQAKQLLQAAHWQFETALSAFFQETNIPYSHHHHQMASESFHGGGSGSPMAATATSPPPHFPHAATGSFAAPSWPTAASPPGGPQHHQLQQPPLWTPAPSSPASDWPPLAPQQATSEPRAHPAMEAER; from the exons ATGTCCGTGAACATGGACGAGCTCAAGCACCAGGTCATGATCAACCAGTTCGTGCTGACGGCGGGCTGTGCCGCCGACCAGGCGAAGCAGCTGCTGCAGGCGGCCCACTGGCAGTTCGAG ACGGCTCTTAGCGCCTTTTTCCAGGAGACCAATATCCCCtacagccaccaccaccaccagatg GCTTCCGAGAGCTTTCACGGTGGTGGCAGTGGTAGCCCAATGGCCGCCACGGCCACGTCCCCCCCGCCGCACTTCCCCCACGCCGCCACCGGCAGCTTCGCGGCCCCGAGCTGGCCGACTGCGGCCTCGCCCCCAGGGGGGCCACAGCACCACCAGCTGCAGCAGCCGCCCCTGTGGACTCCGGCACCTTCCTCCCCAGCGTCAGACTGGCCACCCTTGGCCCCCCAGCAGGCCACTTCAGAACCAAGGGCCCACCCTGCCATGGAGGCCGAGAGATaa
- the UBALD1 gene encoding UBA-like domain-containing protein 1 isoform X1 codes for MSVNMDELKHQVMINQFVLTAGCAADQAKQLLQAAHWQFETALSAFFQETNIPYSHHHHQMMCTPANTPATPPNFPDALTMFSRLKASESFHGGGSGSPMAATATSPPPHFPHAATGSFAAPSWPTAASPPGGPQHHQLQQPPLWTPAPSSPASDWPPLAPQQATSEPRAHPAMEAER; via the exons ATGTCCGTGAACATGGACGAGCTCAAGCACCAGGTCATGATCAACCAGTTCGTGCTGACGGCGGGCTGTGCCGCCGACCAGGCGAAGCAGCTGCTGCAGGCGGCCCACTGGCAGTTCGAG ACGGCTCTTAGCGCCTTTTTCCAGGAGACCAATATCCCCtacagccaccaccaccaccagatg ATGTGCACTCCTGCCAACACCCCTGCCACGCCCCCCAACTTCCCTGATGCCCTCACCATGTTTTCCCGTCTCAAGGCTTCCGAGAGCTTTCACGGTGGTGGCAGTGGTAGCCCAATGGCCGCCACGGCCACGTCCCCCCCGCCGCACTTCCCCCACGCCGCCACCGGCAGCTTCGCGGCCCCGAGCTGGCCGACTGCGGCCTCGCCCCCAGGGGGGCCACAGCACCACCAGCTGCAGCAGCCGCCCCTGTGGACTCCGGCACCTTCCTCCCCAGCGTCAGACTGGCCACCCTTGGCCCCCCAGCAGGCCACTTCAGAACCAAGGGCCCACCCTGCCATGGAGGCCGAGAGATaa